The following are from one region of the Alicyclobacillus fastidiosus genome:
- a CDS encoding PolC-type DNA polymerase III, with product MQQDDFMNESAQQNEVNLPRDVVERTVSRVVVNPAGNRVDIHLMPLEFASDDAAEVQRECNRYVRDYRALQEASLCFRAYDANVDFHLAYTPSPYSPPAVECMVESLIDWYQEEEMVAATWLRKAERSFADGRLTFFVGNDAERLSLERKGALTRISDTLRSVFAVELAITATVDRAAEDKTEALRQKLRDEERKHVEQVMIEQEQAQREQAQAAEKEAASSFQGNGGGYRRERRNPDEPVEPLHIGRSIDGPLTSMKEIQDEMRRVAVEGRVFQSEVRTLPSGRTLVQFNITDNADSITAKMFVNNERQLEALSGLKDGVYVRVQGQVQYDTFLKELVLLIQDMRPAEGKVRTDTAPVKRVELHAHTPMSSLDGVVPVKDLIGQAAKWGHTAIAITDHGVVQSFPEAYSVAKKHDLKCLLGLEAYVVNDGVPIVYQLNADNDVAIDDSTTWVVFDTETTGLNSAENTIIEIAAVKVRGNEIVEEWTELIDPEVPISKKISELTHITNDMVKGKRKLHEVLPDFREFVGDAVLVAHNAEFDLAFLRACAKRIGMEPWTNVVLDTLPLARKLYPHERNYRLGTLAKKFAVELINAHRALDDTVALAKVYQYMLKDAVNNGFTRISQLNDDDGNIDYTSVRPFHLTLLVQNKTGLKNLYKIVSEAHTKYFYRVPRVPRSLIMRYREGLLIGCACQNGEVFDAILRGKTGQELEQIAEFYDYLEIQPPQHYKPLLRNEIISSLESVKDYHRTIIEVGKNLGKPVVATGDVHFLNPEDAIFRDIFLKAQKDPNADDQPPLYFMSTDEMLDAFDYLGPELAQEIVVENTNQIAAMIEDVSPVPDKLYTPKIEGAEQEIRDMCYVKARKLYGDVLPEIVEKRLEKELNSITTHGFAVIYLISHKIVKKSLDDGYLVGSRGSVGSSFVATMSDITEVNPLPPHYRCPNCKYSEFIADGSVGSGFDLPDKECPSCGTSLDKDGHDIPFETFLGFKGDKVPDIDLNFSGEYQAQAHAYTKVLFGEDYVYRAGTIATVAEKTAFGYVKKYAEERGWNLRNAEMTRLVQGCTGIKRTTGQHPGGILVVPDYMDVYDFCPIQFPADDKDAEWRTSHFDFHSIHDNLLKLDILGHDDPTVIRMLQDLTGLDPKKIPTDDPKVMSLFSGTEALTVDPNQPVTPERIRSKTGTYGIPEFGTKFVRQMLEDTKPSTFAELLQISGLSHGTDVWLNNAQKLIQDNVCKLKDVIGCRDDIMVYLIYAGLEPSLAFKIMESVRKGKGLTPDMEEEMKQNNVPNWYIWSCKQIKYMFPKAHATAYVLMAVRIAYFKVHYPLEFYATYFSVRADDFDLEIMGRGYDAIRAKIEEIEAKSFQASPKEKSLLTVLEMALEMTARGFRFLPLSLYESDATKFKVMEEQNGLLPPFAALDGVGVSAAKGIAEAASQGEFLSVEDLQERSRASKTVIELLDAHGCLEGLPSSNQLSLSLLL from the coding sequence ATGCAACAGGATGATTTCATGAACGAGTCTGCACAGCAGAATGAAGTGAATTTGCCAAGAGACGTCGTTGAACGCACGGTTTCCCGGGTGGTCGTGAACCCTGCGGGAAACCGCGTGGACATTCATTTGATGCCGCTCGAATTCGCGAGTGACGACGCAGCGGAAGTACAGCGAGAGTGCAACCGGTATGTGCGCGACTACCGCGCACTGCAGGAGGCTTCGCTGTGTTTTCGAGCATATGACGCAAACGTTGACTTCCATCTCGCCTACACGCCGAGCCCGTATTCGCCGCCCGCCGTGGAATGTATGGTGGAGTCGCTCATCGATTGGTACCAAGAGGAAGAGATGGTCGCTGCGACTTGGTTGCGCAAAGCAGAGCGCAGCTTTGCCGACGGGCGGCTTACCTTCTTTGTCGGGAACGACGCGGAACGGCTGTCGCTCGAGCGCAAAGGGGCACTCACCAGGATATCTGACACGCTGCGTTCGGTGTTTGCGGTCGAACTCGCCATCACGGCGACAGTGGATCGTGCCGCAGAGGATAAGACTGAGGCACTGCGTCAGAAGCTGCGCGATGAAGAGCGCAAGCACGTTGAGCAAGTGATGATCGAACAAGAGCAGGCACAGCGCGAACAGGCGCAAGCTGCTGAGAAGGAAGCGGCCTCCTCGTTTCAAGGGAATGGCGGGGGATATCGCCGGGAGCGCCGGAATCCAGATGAACCAGTGGAGCCCTTGCACATTGGTCGGTCGATCGACGGCCCACTCACGTCGATGAAAGAGATTCAGGACGAGATGCGGCGCGTGGCGGTCGAGGGCCGGGTGTTCCAGTCGGAAGTGCGCACGCTGCCAAGCGGTCGCACCTTGGTGCAGTTCAACATCACGGACAATGCCGATTCGATCACGGCCAAGATGTTTGTGAACAACGAACGGCAGCTTGAAGCGCTGTCCGGTTTAAAAGACGGCGTCTACGTTCGGGTTCAGGGGCAGGTGCAGTACGACACATTCCTTAAAGAGCTCGTCCTGCTCATTCAGGATATGCGCCCCGCCGAGGGCAAAGTGCGAACGGACACGGCACCGGTCAAGCGCGTCGAACTTCATGCCCACACGCCGATGTCCTCCCTCGACGGCGTGGTGCCTGTCAAGGATTTGATCGGACAAGCGGCCAAGTGGGGCCACACTGCGATCGCGATCACGGATCACGGGGTCGTCCAATCGTTTCCCGAGGCGTACAGCGTGGCGAAGAAGCACGATCTCAAATGTCTACTCGGCCTAGAGGCGTACGTGGTAAACGATGGCGTGCCAATCGTCTACCAACTGAACGCTGACAATGACGTGGCGATTGATGACTCCACCACGTGGGTCGTGTTTGACACGGAGACGACAGGTCTCAATTCGGCGGAGAACACCATCATTGAAATTGCCGCCGTCAAGGTTCGCGGCAACGAAATCGTCGAAGAGTGGACAGAGCTTATCGATCCGGAAGTGCCGATTAGCAAGAAGATTTCCGAACTCACGCATATCACCAACGACATGGTGAAAGGGAAGCGGAAGTTGCACGAAGTGCTACCTGACTTCAGGGAATTTGTCGGCGATGCGGTGCTCGTCGCTCACAATGCCGAATTCGACCTGGCGTTCTTGCGCGCGTGTGCAAAGCGTATCGGAATGGAACCTTGGACCAACGTCGTACTCGATACGCTTCCGCTGGCGCGCAAACTGTATCCACATGAGCGGAATTACCGGCTGGGCACGCTCGCGAAGAAGTTTGCAGTGGAGTTGATTAACGCGCACCGCGCTTTAGACGATACGGTCGCGCTCGCGAAAGTCTATCAATATATGTTGAAAGATGCGGTGAACAACGGCTTCACACGGATCTCTCAGCTGAATGACGACGACGGCAACATCGATTACACCAGCGTCCGGCCATTTCACCTGACTTTGCTCGTGCAAAATAAGACCGGATTGAAGAACCTGTACAAGATTGTGTCCGAGGCGCACACCAAGTACTTTTACCGCGTGCCGCGCGTGCCACGCAGCCTCATCATGCGCTATCGGGAGGGCCTACTGATCGGTTGTGCATGTCAGAATGGCGAAGTGTTCGACGCGATTTTGCGCGGGAAGACTGGGCAGGAACTCGAGCAAATCGCCGAGTTTTACGATTATCTGGAGATCCAGCCGCCGCAGCATTACAAGCCGCTCCTGCGCAACGAGATCATTTCTTCGCTGGAGTCGGTCAAGGACTATCACCGCACCATCATCGAAGTCGGCAAGAATCTTGGAAAACCGGTCGTCGCGACCGGGGACGTGCACTTTCTCAATCCAGAAGATGCGATTTTCCGAGATATCTTCCTAAAGGCGCAAAAAGATCCGAACGCAGACGATCAACCTCCGCTGTACTTCATGTCCACGGATGAAATGCTCGACGCGTTCGATTATCTCGGACCGGAGCTTGCGCAGGAAATCGTCGTCGAGAACACGAATCAGATAGCCGCTATGATCGAGGATGTATCCCCCGTGCCGGACAAGCTGTATACCCCGAAGATCGAAGGGGCGGAACAGGAGATTCGCGACATGTGCTATGTCAAGGCGCGGAAACTTTATGGGGACGTGCTGCCCGAGATCGTCGAAAAGCGGCTGGAGAAAGAGCTCAACTCGATCACGACGCACGGCTTTGCGGTCATCTACCTGATTTCGCATAAAATCGTGAAAAAGTCGCTGGATGATGGCTATCTGGTCGGATCGCGGGGGTCTGTCGGCTCATCGTTCGTCGCCACGATGTCGGATATCACAGAAGTCAATCCGCTGCCTCCGCACTATCGCTGTCCGAACTGCAAATACAGTGAGTTCATTGCGGATGGATCAGTCGGTTCCGGGTTCGATTTGCCGGACAAGGAGTGCCCGTCGTGCGGGACATCGCTCGACAAGGATGGTCACGATATCCCGTTTGAAACGTTCCTCGGGTTTAAGGGGGACAAGGTCCCTGATATCGACTTGAACTTCTCGGGCGAGTATCAAGCGCAGGCCCACGCCTACACGAAGGTGCTGTTTGGTGAGGACTATGTGTATCGCGCCGGGACGATTGCGACAGTCGCTGAGAAGACGGCCTTTGGCTACGTGAAGAAGTACGCAGAAGAACGGGGTTGGAATCTGCGCAACGCAGAGATGACGCGGCTCGTACAGGGATGTACCGGCATCAAGCGGACGACCGGTCAGCATCCGGGCGGCATTCTCGTCGTGCCGGATTACATGGACGTCTACGATTTCTGTCCAATCCAGTTCCCAGCAGACGATAAGGATGCGGAGTGGCGGACGTCGCACTTTGACTTTCACTCCATCCACGACAATCTGCTCAAGCTCGATATTCTCGGCCACGACGATCCGACGGTCATCCGGATGCTCCAGGACTTGACGGGGCTAGATCCGAAGAAGATACCAACGGATGACCCGAAAGTGATGTCGTTGTTCTCGGGAACAGAGGCACTGACGGTGGACCCAAATCAACCGGTGACACCAGAACGCATTCGCTCGAAGACGGGGACGTACGGCATCCCGGAATTTGGCACGAAGTTCGTCCGCCAAATGCTCGAGGACACGAAACCGAGTACGTTCGCGGAGTTGCTTCAGATCTCTGGTCTGTCGCACGGGACGGACGTCTGGTTGAACAATGCCCAAAAGTTGATTCAAGACAACGTCTGTAAGCTTAAAGATGTCATCGGTTGTCGTGACGACATCATGGTCTACTTGATCTACGCTGGGCTCGAGCCGTCGCTCGCGTTTAAAATCATGGAGAGCGTACGTAAGGGAAAAGGGCTCACGCCCGACATGGAGGAAGAGATGAAGCAAAACAATGTGCCAAACTGGTACATCTGGTCTTGCAAGCAGATCAAGTACATGTTCCCGAAGGCGCACGCCACGGCATACGTGTTAATGGCCGTGCGCATCGCGTACTTCAAAGTGCATTACCCGCTTGAATTTTACGCGACGTACTTTTCCGTTCGCGCCGACGACTTCGACCTGGAGATCATGGGGAGAGGCTACGACGCGATTCGCGCCAAGATCGAGGAGATTGAAGCTAAATCATTCCAGGCTTCACCCAAAGAAAAATCATTGCTCACTGTCCTCGAGATGGCATTGGAAATGACCGCGCGCGGTTTTCGCTTCTTGCCCTTGAGTCTCTATGAGTCTGACGCGACCAAGTTTAAAGTCATGGAGGAGCAAAATGGATTGTTACCTCCGTTCGCAGCGTTGGACGGGGTTGGCGTGTCAGCAGCGAAAGGCATCGCGGAGGCGGCCAGTCAAGGGGAATTTCTTTCGGTTGAAGATCTGCAAGAGCGTTCGCGCGCTTCGAAGACGGTCATTGAACTGCTCGATGCGCACGGCTGTTTAGAAGGGCTGCCGTCCTCGAACCAACTCTCGCTCTCGCTACTGTTGTAG
- the hprK gene encoding HPr(Ser) kinase/phosphatase, whose product MGNLTVRHLVDHFRLEVVAGGHGIDRSITSADIHRPGLEFTGYIGYFPNDRVQILGRTEVTYLHSLDVRRRDECIRAVVALEPPCFIVTRGQQDLEFFVKHCDANGTPLLRTDSKSTRFMSLLGNYLERELAEEQTIHGVCMNIFGVGVALCGESGIGKSELALSLIERGHRLVSDDIVRVKRIGPDALVGTHNINNREMLHLRGIGFIDVTRLFGSGAFQDETHLDMEIELIHWDDHVNTNLISLGSEDVHVEYLGVVIPRIDIPVRPGRDIASLVEVACKNWRLKREGYDALQVFQERIWTKS is encoded by the coding sequence ATGGGCAATCTGACAGTTCGACATCTGGTAGACCACTTCCGGCTTGAGGTGGTGGCCGGCGGTCATGGAATCGACCGATCGATCACGAGCGCGGACATCCACCGTCCAGGGCTGGAATTTACAGGTTATATTGGGTATTTCCCGAACGACCGGGTGCAGATCTTAGGACGGACGGAAGTCACCTACTTGCACTCGCTGGACGTTCGCCGGCGGGACGAGTGTATCCGCGCTGTGGTCGCGCTGGAGCCACCCTGTTTCATTGTCACACGTGGCCAACAGGACCTCGAGTTCTTCGTAAAACACTGCGACGCAAACGGTACCCCCCTGCTCAGGACTGACAGCAAGTCGACGCGGTTCATGAGTCTGCTCGGAAACTATCTGGAACGCGAATTGGCAGAAGAGCAAACCATTCACGGCGTGTGCATGAACATCTTCGGCGTCGGTGTGGCTCTGTGCGGCGAGAGCGGCATCGGCAAGAGCGAACTTGCGCTATCTCTGATTGAGCGCGGGCACAGGTTGGTGTCTGACGACATCGTCCGGGTGAAACGAATCGGACCCGACGCGCTAGTCGGCACACACAACATCAACAACCGTGAGATGCTGCATCTGAGGGGGATCGGATTCATTGATGTCACAAGGCTATTCGGGTCAGGCGCCTTTCAGGATGAAACGCACCTGGACATGGAAATCGAGCTCATTCATTGGGACGATCACGTCAATACCAACTTGATTTCCCTGGGCTCGGAGGACGTTCACGTCGAGTACCTCGGCGTCGTCATTCCACGCATCGACATCCCCGTGCGCCCCGGTCGCGACATCGCCTCACTCGTCGAGGTCGCCTGCAAGAATTGGCGATTAAAACGCGAAGGCTACGACGCGCTGCAGGTGTTTCAAGAGCGCATCTGGACCAAGTCATAA
- a CDS encoding ROK family glucokinase, which produces MTLYFGVDVGGTSIKTALVNEEGQTIAKLAFATQSDASAEHICRKLKGLLEESLQQTKHKWADVAGVGVGLPGFLDLRTGTILRLPNIGWENIPFIDIAEDVFGLPVVMENDAKVAALAESWTGAGRNALVLVCVTVGTGVGGGFVLHRHLYRGVNGMAGEVGHLTVDKNGLPCHCGRRGCLETVASATAMIRRARELQQVGQMSAQTAIDDAKTIFDLAAQGDAAAQQVVRETADWLGYGLSMIAGTINPDTILIGGGVSTAGDAFLQPVTDAFRRYALDLVSQAVTIAPAQLGNDAGVIGASRLVSIRESLRR; this is translated from the coding sequence ATGACACTGTATTTCGGAGTAGACGTGGGGGGCACTAGTATCAAGACGGCTCTCGTGAACGAAGAGGGTCAGACGATTGCCAAACTGGCGTTCGCCACGCAGTCAGACGCCAGCGCTGAACACATCTGCCGGAAGTTGAAGGGGTTACTCGAAGAAAGCCTACAGCAGACGAAACACAAGTGGGCCGACGTGGCTGGAGTCGGAGTCGGCTTGCCTGGATTCTTAGACCTGCGCACCGGCACCATCTTAAGACTCCCTAACATCGGTTGGGAAAATATCCCCTTCATCGACATTGCCGAAGACGTGTTTGGGTTGCCAGTCGTCATGGAAAACGACGCCAAAGTCGCAGCGCTGGCCGAATCTTGGACCGGAGCCGGTCGCAACGCGTTGGTCCTCGTCTGTGTGACGGTGGGAACTGGCGTCGGTGGCGGATTCGTGCTTCATCGGCACTTATATCGCGGGGTAAACGGCATGGCCGGCGAAGTCGGCCATTTGACGGTCGATAAGAACGGGCTACCTTGTCACTGTGGCCGCCGAGGTTGTCTCGAGACGGTCGCATCCGCGACGGCCATGATCCGTCGCGCCAGAGAATTGCAGCAGGTGGGGCAGATGTCTGCCCAGACCGCGATCGACGACGCAAAGACGATTTTCGATCTCGCCGCACAAGGCGACGCAGCAGCGCAACAAGTCGTCCGTGAAACAGCGGACTGGCTGGGCTATGGGCTATCGATGATCGCCGGCACCATCAACCCAGACACCATTCTCATCGGCGGCGGCGTGTCCACTGCCGGGGACGCCTTTCTGCAGCCAGTCACGGATGCCTTCAGACGGTATGCGCTTGACCTCGTCTCACAAGCTGTTACCATCGCCCCTGCCCAACTTGGCAACGACGCGGGTGTCATTGGCGCTTCACGGCTGGTGTCGATACGCGAATCGCTGCGGCGATAA
- the purT gene encoding formate-dependent phosphoribosylglycinamide formyltransferase produces MYGPPLSPSAKKMMLLGSGELGKEVILEAQRLGVETIAVDRYENAPAMQVAHRSYVIDMADGAQLRDVIERERPDLIVPEIEAIATGTLVELEQEGFHVIPTARATQLTMDREGIRRFAAEELNLPTAKYEFANTLDELRAAVEKIGTPCVIKPIMSSSGKGQSICRSLDDVEKVWDYAMSSGRVRNNRVIVEEFIQFDSEITLLTVRSSSGTSFCAPIGHVQKDGDYIESWQPHLVTEVQRQEAQRIAKTITDALGGYGVFGVELFIAPDKIYFSEVSPRPHDTGLVTLVTQDLSEFALHTRAILGFPISDIHLVTPGASKAVKSPIASDGYQIAGIHEALCVPRTQVRFFGKPSATVGRRLAVVLSGASETKTARANAAAAASALTIEES; encoded by the coding sequence ATGTATGGACCTCCACTCTCCCCTTCAGCAAAGAAAATGATGTTACTCGGCTCAGGCGAATTGGGTAAGGAAGTGATTCTCGAAGCACAGAGACTTGGTGTCGAGACGATCGCGGTCGATCGCTACGAGAACGCCCCTGCCATGCAAGTAGCGCACCGCTCCTACGTCATCGACATGGCCGACGGCGCTCAATTGCGTGACGTCATCGAGCGTGAACGCCCTGACCTCATCGTGCCCGAAATCGAGGCTATCGCCACCGGGACACTCGTCGAGTTGGAACAGGAAGGGTTTCACGTCATTCCGACTGCGCGGGCGACACAACTGACGATGGACCGCGAGGGTATCCGCAGATTCGCTGCCGAGGAGTTAAACCTCCCCACAGCGAAGTACGAATTCGCCAACACCCTCGACGAACTCCGTGCAGCAGTCGAAAAAATTGGTACGCCTTGCGTGATCAAGCCCATCATGAGCTCGTCCGGCAAGGGGCAGAGCATCTGTCGGTCCTTAGACGACGTGGAGAAAGTCTGGGACTACGCCATGAGCAGCGGCCGCGTTCGAAACAATCGGGTAATCGTCGAGGAGTTCATCCAATTTGACTCGGAGATCACCCTACTGACCGTGCGCTCTAGCTCTGGCACCTCCTTCTGTGCTCCGATTGGCCACGTACAAAAGGATGGGGACTACATCGAGTCGTGGCAGCCACACCTCGTGACCGAAGTACAAAGACAAGAAGCACAACGAATCGCTAAGACGATCACGGACGCACTCGGTGGCTACGGCGTGTTTGGCGTCGAGTTATTCATCGCGCCTGACAAAATCTACTTTAGCGAAGTGTCTCCGCGCCCACACGACACCGGTCTAGTCACGTTGGTGACACAAGACCTCTCTGAATTCGCATTGCACACAAGGGCCATTTTGGGTTTTCCTATATCCGACATTCATCTCGTCACTCCAGGTGCCAGCAAAGCGGTAAAATCCCCAATTGCGTCCGATGGTTATCAGATCGCCGGAATCCACGAGGCGCTTTGCGTACCGCGGACGCAAGTGAGATTCTTCGGCAAGCCGAGCGCGACCGTCGGCCGTCGACTGGCTGTGGTGCTCAGCGGTGCAAGTGAAACGAAAACGGCGCGAGCCAATGCGGCAGCGGCGGCGTCTGCACTGACGATCGAAGAGTCGTAA
- a CDS encoding 3-ketoacyl-ACP reductase, whose product MDLQKKVALITGAGKGIGRAIAERLAQEGVHVGLIARTQSDLEDAAAHITSSYGVKVAIAAVDITDRQAVEAAVEKLHKELGAVDILVNNAGIAQFGKVVDMPPEVWEQIIRVNLLGTYYVTRAVLPLMIEQNSGNIINISSTAGERASATTSAYSASKFALMGFTESLMQEVRKNNIRVTALAPSTVNTELAANAGLKIGDEDHMMQPEDVSQLLVDVLKLPQRVFVKQAGLWMTNPQ is encoded by the coding sequence ATGGACTTACAGAAAAAAGTAGCACTCATCACTGGCGCGGGTAAAGGAATTGGCCGAGCCATCGCCGAGCGTCTGGCACAGGAAGGTGTTCATGTCGGTCTCATCGCGAGAACGCAGAGCGATTTGGAGGATGCAGCAGCGCACATTACTTCTTCGTACGGCGTGAAGGTGGCGATCGCTGCCGTTGACATTACGGATAGGCAAGCTGTGGAAGCAGCCGTTGAGAAACTACATAAGGAACTAGGCGCCGTCGATATTTTGGTCAATAACGCAGGCATTGCTCAGTTTGGGAAAGTCGTCGACATGCCACCTGAGGTGTGGGAGCAGATTATCCGCGTGAATCTGCTGGGGACTTATTACGTCACGCGTGCGGTATTGCCGCTGATGATCGAGCAGAATTCAGGGAACATCATCAATATTAGTTCCACTGCTGGAGAGCGCGCATCGGCGACGACGTCTGCCTACTCGGCGTCCAAATTCGCCTTGATGGGCTTTACGGAATCTCTGATGCAAGAGGTCCGCAAGAATAACATTCGCGTAACGGCCTTGGCGCCAAGTACGGTCAATACAGAGTTGGCTGCAAATGCCGGGTTGAAAATAGGGGACGAGGACCACATGATGCAGCCAGAGGATGTTTCCCAATTATTGGTGGACGTTCTCAAACTGCCACAGCGCGTATTCGTGAAACAAGCGGGGTTGTGGATGACAAACCCACAGTGA
- a CDS encoding sugar porter family MFS transporter — MSTRQTDGTNLGFVTLVSVVAAIGGLLFGYDTAVISGAIVFMQQKFHLGPGMQGWAVSCLMIGAIVGAGCAGVLSDRFGRKKMLVIAGILFALGSIGSALPATISQFVIARIIGGVGIGISSTLVPLYIAEIAPAKHRGSLVSLNQLAVVIGISTIYFVNMWVANLGTLAWDISSAWRWMFGLGVVPGCIFIFLLLFVPESPRWLEKQGMGDRALRVLARINGTNRAEAELSEIRSTLQSESGHIGLLFKPGFRVALLVGIVLAILQQVTGINAIMYYAPEIFKQTGAGTNASLIETVITGADNLVFTLVSLWLIDRVGRKVLLLIGSAVMTISLAVVGYAFHTGQTAGPLVLVFILLFVAAFAVSFGPIVWLVMAEIFPTRIRGRATAIASVALWAADYAVSQSFPVLLNSVGATSTFWTFGILSLVAFVFTLALVPETKGKSLEEIERSWGSKSLRSAAK, encoded by the coding sequence TTGAGTACCCGTCAGACGGATGGAACAAATTTAGGTTTCGTCACACTCGTATCGGTTGTTGCGGCCATTGGCGGTCTGTTGTTCGGTTATGACACGGCCGTCATTTCGGGTGCCATTGTGTTTATGCAGCAGAAGTTTCACCTCGGTCCTGGCATGCAGGGGTGGGCCGTGTCCTGCTTGATGATCGGTGCCATCGTAGGGGCCGGCTGTGCTGGTGTGCTCAGTGATCGATTTGGGCGAAAGAAGATGCTCGTCATCGCCGGAATTCTATTTGCACTTGGGTCGATTGGTTCGGCGCTGCCGGCCACCATATCCCAGTTTGTCATCGCCCGGATTATCGGCGGTGTGGGAATTGGTATCTCGTCGACGCTAGTGCCGCTGTATATCGCTGAAATCGCTCCGGCCAAGCATCGCGGAAGTCTGGTGTCATTAAACCAGTTGGCGGTCGTCATTGGCATTTCCACCATCTACTTCGTGAATATGTGGGTGGCGAACTTGGGCACCTTGGCGTGGGACATCTCGTCGGCTTGGCGATGGATGTTCGGGCTCGGAGTTGTACCCGGTTGTATATTTATCTTTTTGTTGTTGTTTGTCCCGGAGAGTCCCCGGTGGTTGGAAAAGCAGGGCATGGGCGATCGAGCCCTCCGCGTGTTAGCTCGAATCAATGGTACGAATCGCGCTGAGGCCGAGCTGTCTGAAATCCGATCCACCTTGCAGAGCGAATCGGGACATATCGGGTTGTTGTTCAAGCCTGGATTCAGAGTCGCACTTCTCGTGGGTATCGTCTTGGCCATTCTTCAACAGGTTACAGGGATCAACGCGATTATGTATTACGCCCCAGAGATCTTTAAACAGACCGGCGCGGGTACGAATGCCTCTCTGATCGAAACGGTGATCACGGGCGCCGACAACCTTGTCTTTACACTTGTGTCGCTTTGGTTGATCGATCGGGTTGGTCGCAAGGTATTGCTCCTAATTGGTTCCGCGGTGATGACGATTAGCCTCGCCGTCGTGGGTTACGCGTTTCACACGGGTCAGACTGCAGGTCCTTTGGTGCTCGTGTTTATCTTGCTGTTCGTGGCCGCTTTTGCAGTCTCCTTTGGTCCGATTGTATGGCTTGTCATGGCCGAGATCTTCCCGACCCGGATTCGTGGTCGTGCCACGGCCATCGCGTCTGTCGCATTGTGGGCCGCCGACTATGCCGTATCCCAGTCGTTCCCTGTACTTCTGAACAGCGTTGGCGCAACGAGCACGTTTTGGACGTTTGGCATCTTGAGCCTTGTGGCGTTTGTCTTCACCTTGGCACTTGTTCCTGAAACGAAGGGGAAATCGCTTGAGGAAATCGAACGTTCATGGGGCAGCAAGAGCTTACGGTCGGCTGCAAAATAG
- a CDS encoding VTT domain-containing protein, with translation MDTEPRSRVYKKRRRGRDQFPLASTSRKTGSVVSSAVVILVFALLIVLFFRLDRSDELSRVIHSTGLLGILIAVVLMAVLSILPLPSEFLMIVIMKIFGPWWGILLSWIGTMTAAIVTFLLARHLGRKLLSHFISEDRFEQISNWIGNRGAVGLIMVRIIPFPFIVVNYAAGVLRGIRLRDFIWTSAVGGIPYYIGAALVFLGVSKRYVTWLIVGGVALVVVWIAGYLFNRHVQLIKRFLH, from the coding sequence ATGGATACTGAACCGAGGTCCCGAGTCTACAAGAAGCGCAGACGCGGTAGAGATCAGTTCCCGTTGGCAAGCACGTCACGCAAAACGGGGAGCGTGGTCTCAAGTGCTGTTGTGATCCTCGTATTTGCATTGCTCATCGTACTTTTTTTTCGGCTTGACCGCAGCGACGAACTCTCGAGGGTGATTCACTCGACGGGACTGCTCGGAATCCTCATTGCCGTCGTGCTCATGGCGGTTTTGAGCATTCTCCCGCTGCCATCGGAATTTCTGATGATCGTGATCATGAAGATCTTCGGTCCGTGGTGGGGCATACTGCTCAGTTGGATAGGGACGATGACAGCAGCCATCGTGACGTTTTTGCTCGCTCGCCACTTGGGGAGAAAGCTGCTGAGCCACTTTATCTCCGAAGACCGGTTCGAGCAGATCTCGAACTGGATTGGGAATCGAGGAGCCGTCGGGTTGATTATGGTTCGGATCATTCCATTTCCGTTTATCGTCGTCAACTATGCCGCTGGGGTACTGCGAGGCATCCGCCTGCGCGACTTCATCTGGACTTCGGCGGTCGGCGGAATTCCTTATTACATTGGGGCAGCCTTGGTGTTCTTAGGCGTGTCCAAACGCTATGTCACCTGGCTCATCGTCGGTGGAGTTGCGCTCGTCGTCGTCTGGATCGCCGGGTATTTGTTCAATCGTCACGTCCAGTTGATCAAGCGGTTTCTCCATTGA